The nucleotide sequence TAAAAAATTGCATAATGCTTCTGATAATAGTGTTTTGTTTGGTTTATGCTGTCAAGAAGTGGCTGATCGGATTAAGGATAAATCCCCTGAAGAAGTTCGTGagatttttgggattgagaatgatTTTACACCTGAAGAGGAAGCTGCAATTCGTGCCGAACATGCCTGGGCTTATGAAGATTAATTAGATTAGATTTATGCTTAATTTTTGGTTTAGGTTTTTAATAAATGTCAGGGTATGGCATATCATAGTTGTTTTTTGGGTTTTTGTTCTTAATTGTTGGCTTAATTATTAATTTCAACATTAATTAATATTCAAATTTGAGTTAAGCTTGAATCTAAGTTGCTAAGTTTCATGAGTCTGATTAATATAATGGTACAATAACAAGTTTGGATAACCGGTTAAAGTTTTCTTGTTATTATTTAAGAATGGTCATGTGTAACTTGAATTAATTAATGTTAAAAACATGAATCAATATTCTATGTGGTTAGGACTTGGGATCATCGATAGTCAGTGGCCCTTAATTCTCTGAATGGTTCAAACGTTTTTGGGGTTCCTATGTTTTGTGATGGCAAGGAAACGTTCGGCCGGCTAAGCTCTTTTCGATCCCTTCAATCGCCCGGTCTCAAAGTTCGATCCCTTCAATCCACCAAATTGTGAATCTTAAACCGAGAGAAAAGGGGCGGTTCCGAGTGGGGATTAAAACTCATTGGggtcccaatttttttttttttttttttttttttgtttttgtcagTACTAACTATATTTGAATGATATTTTAGTGGTagtttactttaaaaaaaaaatacaaattcgaAAAGTATATGGGGTCCCGAGTAGTAAAATTTAGTGGTGTCTTATACAAATTAAAAGAAAAATCATAAATATGAAAAAAATATATGAAGTCCTACAGTTTAATTTAGTGGTGTCTTATACATTTTAAATCGTATTTTCTACTAAGTGGTGTCTTATACATTTTAAATCGTATTTTCTACTAAAAAATTTAAAGTAATGGTGTACCGTGACCCCACAGGTCTCTTACTAAACTCGCCCCGGCCGGTTCCTGACAAGAATGAATGGGCTATGTCGTAATAGATTCTTGTATTAGCTTACGTTCTGTTTATTTTTGTCTACTTATTGGTAAATATATTAACTTTTACTGATATGATATGGTGTAATACTTTAGTTATTATCTTTTGAGAAGGAAAACCTCCTCACTTTACAACATAACTTGAATAAGGCTACATACAGATTGTGATTAATGAATTTGTTTTGGGATTTTCTAACATATTAATTAGAATAATCGGAGTATTAAAGAAGATAAAACACAAGTAATAAGTAAATAATTAGACTGCCCATAATTAGATGATGTTAAGACAATTGGTTAAAACATGTACAACACAGACGAATTGAAGGCCATTAGAACTATAACTTGTTAGGCTCCAACAATAAGCATCATATGCTTGCTTTTTTCTCACTTTTCGCTCATGCTGACTTGTTGAGCGAAAATAGTTTAGCGTGTATATATCAACCTCTCTGCAGGCTTGTACTCCATGATTTGATAGTGTGTAAACTATGGTAACATGTACATGCTGAAGACGTTTACTTCTGAGTACATCCACCTCGGCCGATTGGTAAAGATCAATCGCACACCAATGTTGAAGAAGAGATCGTCTTGTTTGAGTTCGCTTATACGGGGTTTTCCACCTGTCTGGTTTTCCACACAATCGGGGCTACTAGCATCCACACTACAAAAGAAGAAAAAAAGTGAGACAAATTAAGTGTTTGCAGCAAAAAATCATGTATGGTGTTCAAAAATTAAACAGCTAATAACTTATATGGATTAAATACTTACAGTAGACACAGACTGCTAACCACTCATTTATGATTCTGACCCAAGTACTAGTCCAACCCACATCGATCGTCCACCTGAGAAGAACACATTTAGGTAAACGAACAGTAATATCCACACGTGAAATTTTGGGTTATGATCACTTACTTTTTCATGGCGTGATTAGAATTCCAACCAATTAGTAGCATTGCAAAGTACATAGTTCCAGTAGCAAAAACAAAATGGAAGAATCCAAAGCTATAAGGAACATCGTCTTCATCCTGTTTCTCATCCTTTCGGAACTGCATATATTATTCTCAGATGAATATACATCCAGAAGATATCTATTGACCTATTGAAATGACGTTGgaacaagatttattttacctGAAAGCATTTGGAATCAATTCCTGTTGAAAATGTGGCAATTACAATCGCAAGTAGCGCAACAATAAAGCTCTGTAACAATCAGATGAACATCATTAATATCAATAACCTTTCGAGATTTAtgaatcaaataaataaattttaaaaaCTATCATAAGTCTAAATCTTACTATGATAGTTAGCCAGTCCCTTGAGCCTTCAGAATTTCTGAGACATTTGTCATCCGCTGGTTCACTGTACGATCAGCATATAGTTAAGTTTGAAACATAAAGGTGGCAATATGGGCAAATTGGGTAGCAGATCAATCTTTTACCTAAATGTTTTTATTCAAATACTAGAAATAAAACATAGCCCGAATCTACCCATCTATAGGTAAATGGGTGAAAGTTGCCACCTTATCAGATACTAAAAGCGAAAATTGTACCTTCTAATGGCGGACCAGCATAGGAACACGACGTACAGCCCCATAAAACCAGGAGTCAAGAAGCCAGCACTAACCTATACCATAAAATATAATTAATCTAAAGACAACGTGATAATAAGATGTAGAAGATAATTTGATGGTTGAACTTACTTTTGGGTGAAGAGATACACTGGTCATGAGTTGCAGTAGTACAAGTGTCCATGTGATAAAGAAAATGTTAAGCAAACAAGTTGGTTGTGGAGTGTACCAAATGTACATCAAAATGATCCCCAATATGCACACCACATATGCGGTAGTTGCAAGAAGCATGAAATGGATATGGCTATTGTAAAACACCATATGTTAGTCTTGAATACTTTGAAAATTGAAAGAGAGCTTTATTGTAATacatataattatagttattataattcctTTAACAGAAGAAAAATTGTTACACAAAACTTACCATCTCTCTGCATATTTTTCTGATAAACAACAATCGTTTAGCCATGTGATGAAACTGATTATGCTGATTAGCTGAATTAGCAAAAACACCCTGCAAAATGTCATAACCTTGACAGGTAAGATTTCTTTAAGTATTCAAGCAACTACCAATTTTTCTTTTTCCTGTTTTCATAAAAAAAACAAGGGTTGGATGATGTAAGTACCCTGCGCCAAAATGTGCAATTTCCCCTGCCAAAGAAAAAGTATGGATCAGGACATGTTAACGAATTACGATCTATGTCGATAAATGTAAACACTCGTTATCATTTTGCTTAACAAGCTATACTAACCGTATATAAGAATAAGTTGTTTAGGAAGACAAAAGCAAAGAACGATTAGCGAGATCACAAGGAAGATCTTCGAAGACCACCAACCAGAATGCCACAATTCTTTTCGTCCATGCAGCTTTGAGGTACCAATAGTTGAAAGGAACATTATAAAATAGAATATCTACTGTATCATTAAGGCTTCAAACTTCATTTCCTATTTCTGTAaatgatttattgtatatatttaatttaattaaaaaaaaaaaggataCGAAACATCCCAAGCTCACTCTCAGAACTCCTTCCGAGCCTAAACAGTCTTTACCACCTTTACAGTTTTTGAATCCTGCAAGGAACACAAAGTTGTGATACTTTAAATCAACGAATTAAATTACATGTATATCAAACATTGTTAATTGTATGTAGCAATAGTAAACATTCAAATAAAAGTTAAGTGGTTATATGAATAAAGCTTACTATTCATTTCTGACAATGCGCTGGTGCCATAATCACGTACCGCCCAGGCAAGCAAGTTTGCTAATAGAAACATCACACTATACACATATCTAGCCATCCAAGGATTGGATCCATAGCGGAATTGGGCCCACCACGGGCCATCCAAAATCTTGGCGTAACGAGTACTGTTATCACTTGTTGCATCCATATTCCCAGCTTCAATTTTCGCAGTCGTCATTAGTTACGATAACTTATCCGGAGAGAGCTAGTGGATTTTATTCCACCAGCTCTCTTCTCATCTGCAATCTGTAGAATTATTAATATCTATAGAGTTGAATCTATTTCATACCTAAAAGTCAAATTTTAGAAGGAAAAAAAATGAATTGTGGTCTGTTTAAAATGAACATGTGAAGGAATTATATATGATGATATGTGGAAACAGAATCTAATTTGTACACTTATAATTCTTGAAACAATATTAACTTTAATACCAAGAGCCTGGACAGACCATGAGGTAAATTATTGTATCATTATAAAGTGTTGGCAGCTTAACTTCAATGTTCTGACTTTTTCATAGAGATGGTAAAACATGAAAATTAAAATACTCTACAAGATGCAATTTCTTGGTTGTATAGGTATCCTAGGTATACAACTTTGATAGTAAAAATATTAATTGAAGTACCTAAAATTAAAGACTTTGTAACGTCTGTATGTCACATGGGTTGGTCACTAATTCACTATCATTGATGGCATATAGATCTGTAGCTATTActtaaatttatatcatgtctaaaCATGAATTGGCGTATTCtcccataacaataacaatataatattagttccatttcaaattacaagATTTACAAATTATATAATGGTTGAAACTTTTGGTGAGTTAGTCAACACACTCATCTATTTATATCCTctgaaactatatattatattctaTGGTTTGGAACAGGGGAATCATATATTTAGGAAGAATAACTAAAAGATATAGCTATAGTCAACAAAACAACTGTGTGATTTCCCACTCAATCTGGTTATAGAAAGTGTTAGTGCAGCTAAGATCACGTTGCATTGCATGTTATTGGGCTAAAAAAGATGGATAGTCCAAAGGTGATAAGAGTTGAAGATCAAAATtataaataaatttaaattataaaaataaaagaaattgtTGTTTGTTACGGCTGACACTTGTGTGGGTTAATTAACAAATAACAAGAAAGACCTTGATTTACTCTCCAAACCTCAAAATTAAACGTTTAATCAAATTATCTAGAAAAACCATTTCCgactcttttatttatttttatttttttttggcaaaaaacaaaaatttactaatATATAGATCTAACCATTTAAATGAGTACAAACTGATACACTCATCTATTTGACAATTAACTATTGAACACAAACCTAACCAATATTGCATAACCGCTAAAGCAAACAACAAAATACATTTCCAACTCATGATAACTTCAATAAAATTGCTATAAAActtgcaatttttttttattttggtaagtgaggaaaccctcctatgaacgagcacattggttccccatagaaggtaaaacctcaggtaatcaagccccccgagcgcgagacctggtaccggtgaattgcgcattatgcgtaccctctagtcacactccctttttgaacaatttggcatagccaggaattgaatccGGGTGGTGtggataaaaataattttttttaaattaataaaaaaaacaaaaacaaaaaaaaaaaaacaagtgaaACAAGTTTATTCTTCCGTCACTTTCTAACTAACGCCTAAGAAACACCACAAGTGACACACGGATACTTCAATTTTTGGTGTTTCTTTTCCTCCACTTAGGCAAGTGACACCGTCACTTGCAACCATTACAAATGGTCTTATAGTCGCCACTTGTTTAACATCCCGTGTGTTGGGGGTGTGAAATTTTACTTTAAAATTAGACAAAATTACACGGATAATCCATCCATACGGTTTGCACATATTACGCGCACAGTCCCTAAAATATTTTTCTTGTTCCTCTTGTTTTGCCCATTTTGCCTTGAGAGTCCCTAGCCATAACGATTGTTTAAAACCTCATTAAGTTCCAGATTGTGACAACGCACGTGAGGGTATATTGatcttttcctttttcatcctCTCTTTTTATCCACTAATATTTTCTTTTATTCCTTATTCAAAAAACAAACTTGTACCATCAGCAATCCCATTTGTACAATCAGCGTTATCTCCATTACAAAACCACCAATCCCATTCTCAAATACCTCGACTCCGACCACTTTAATGAAAACTACTTCATCTACTCCTAAAATAAGTCATCCATGGCGTCACCGTTGCATCACTAACGACGCCTTCATTTCACCTTCGATTCCGACCACAAATCCTCCGCCAATCATTGTTGTATGCCTTCCTCCAGAAACCTACACGTTTACGTGAACACCGAACGACGACGTTTCGTCATTTTGAGGCGATTCCTCTTTCGGCAGCTTCGTAATTGTAACTACAGTCATGTCAATTTGACATGTCAGTTAGGGTTGAATCTTTAAGTTCCCTTTCTCATCGATTTGGTGGTAGTCATCGTTGGAGTTGTTGTTTGTCATTTTATAAAGATTATTTTTGTTCATCATGTTTATGTTCATCTCCGCGCAAATAATTTTTGGATTCACAATAACGATAGAAATTTATGGTTTTGTAATAAGTGTTTTGCATTTCGAAGCTTCTATGATCCGGGTTCATTGGATTTTGAGAATTTTGAATTAATGTTTATCTTTTGTTAATTTATTACTCGTTATTTTGATGATtaaattattacttataatattggTTGAGAAtccaagttagggtttatgtttttATTACTCGATGAAGATGGACCAGGACTCCTTAAAAGACAAGGGAAAATATATGACGAAATACCTTTCATGGGTGAGGCAGGTGAGGGATTGTAACGGAACTATTAACGATCGTTAGGGTCAAGGACTGTTCATATAAAATGTGCAAACCACAAGGACTGTTCACGCAAGAAAAATAGCGTAAAAGCTGTGCATGTAATCGGTGCAAACCATGGGGAACTGTCCGCGTAATTTTTTCTTAAAATTAAtttaagatatccactcaatagaTAGATCTACAGGTtgacttttgttttttttttttttttttttttaacctaaaCTCTTTGCCGTATGCACGTGTGTAAAAAACCAAACTTGTCAAGATTCAAGATCCAAATTATTGCAAAGCTGCAACTCAAGTTGCTTAATTTTCATATATAAAGTTAATCGTATTTTGCATAATGTGTCAATTATACTCTCATTACGATAAAACAAATATGGAGTACGTAGTATTATAAATGATCTCTTGGTTATTACTCGTATATGAAAGTTTGGTAGTgttttttacaaaagataacactAGTAATTAATGTAACACTGGTaatgttatccctgacctgaactatccacccaggtcgcctttcgcttagtgAGGTGGCAACGGGGAGGAGGTTTTACCGGTCATACTCTCGGATTGGTCCGAGTTTTCTCTAGGAcagtagttgggggcgggttattcaACTACGGGAAATGAATGCGTGTGTGGTTAAGTCCcctgggtgatcccaaactgatgtaaAAAAAAAAGTAATGTAATACGTTCTAAACTTCTGATAATAAACATTAAACCTCATTAaacaattttatttttttaatgtcATGTCAATATGACTATCACTACTGCCGTTCATGTCCAACTATTCTTTGAGTTGTGACTGAagataatactttattaataacataaaaataaaaatggcaATCAAATTAAACAGATAAAGTTCTTCTGTTTAGGCTACAGAGACATTAAAATACTTATAAGCAGATATATGCGATCTAACCGAGTTATTCTATAATCGTTTTCAACTCTTTTCCTTACCACTTTAAAATATATGAACAGTAAAATTTGAACTTAAAATCCAATGTTAGAATACCAGAATCTCTACAACCAAAATGATTGTATAATTAGCTAGTTGTGAATGTGCATGTCATAGTTATGAAAAAGACAGGGTACGATGGTACATGTCTCATGTATATATAGAATAGGAATCGATTCAAATATATTTATGGACAAGAATAATGCGGACAAGTTAAGCTTTTTGAAAAATAAAATGGCAAGATGAGAGTATTTATTCCTTCCCTCGTTGTCAAATTCTATTTCAGTCAATTCCTATATTTGAAAACGAAACTCTTATCAAAATTAACAAAATATCAATGATTACTTGCATATATACGACTCCTTGCAAGTTTCGTTAACTACCGAATATAGTGATAGTGAGTAAAGATTAATTTAAGAGTGGTACGATAAGAATAAGATGAATGAGTGTGTTACAATGTGACACCACGAATGCACTCACTatgtaaaaataattaaaaaatttaAGATTATATGTATAAGACACCTAATTGTAGCACGCCTTGTTTTTTTTTTAGTATTTATAGCTTTATAGTATGACTCTTTAAGATAATTTAAATTAGCACACTTACGATCCTTTTGAGttacgattttatattttaaagtttttAAGTATTTATAGCTTGATGAATAGGAGACGGCCGCAATACATTTCCATCATCATTCTCTCCCGAGGCTGCgcggaaaaaaaaattatataacttTGAAAGTTTCATCAacgtatttttttaaaaaaaagttgaTAAACGGAAGGGAACTCGGCAATCCTCGGAACTAGAAAAAGAAACTAACAACAAACTGAGCCAACAAGGCAATCTAATGGCGAGTCAAGCCTAACCAAAACAacgaaaacccaaaaaaaaaaaaaaaaacaaataaacacCTAATTAACATGTGGATTCACTACAAATACTAGCTGGGACATGGTTCAAATCCATGGCAGTGGGACAAAAGAGCAAGCACCTCCTTTTCATGCTACTTCTACCTCCTTTTCATGCTACTTCTTTCTTTTTCACTTCATGACCATGATCGACATCCAAACAACTTAGTGAAACCTAAGAGAATCCTATACAAACCAAATGCCAACCTGACAAAGAACACAACCGACGTGAAAAGACCAATCGGTCACAAACAAAATAGAAACGTGCAAACAATCAAACAACCTCAACGACAACCTAGTTTTTCCGCATCAATAGAAAAAAAAATTCCTCCCGACCTTGGGTTAACAAAACACCCATGCACCTTTTCAAAAGACACCGATTTTTCTGATTGGGACGAGTGAGAGAACGCCTTGGGGATCGTCGAGGATCCCACGATTTTACCTAAATTCGTAGAAGGTCCAAGAATCGATTCTAAAAAGAGCCTTCTTGAGCACCCGACAAACTCCCAAGCAAAGAGTCAACATCTTCGTCGTGAAGGACAAAAGAGTCGATATTACTCGAACCCTTATTCTTCGTATTATGCTTAGTCGTCTTATTCAAACCCACTTCGGCCTTTTTAGAACCTAAACTCGAGCTATCCACCGAAACTTTACTCCTTTGATGGAACTCTCACGCATTCTTACAGAGTCGCCACACGAAACGTCGGAGCACGGGCAATCCATGGCTACGTTTGATACCATATATAACTTAAGTTCATATTTATAATTCAAAGTTGTCATTAATAAATACGTACACCAAATGTAAATAAGGAAAGTCATTATTAAAAAGTAATATAAAAACTTTACAGTTATTTCGACTGAgtttataaacttatatatatagtaACATTACAGCCCTAAAATCTACGTTTAACAAATTCCAATAAAGCAACCGCCCTTAATGTCCAAGCAACAACTATAAAATCAAAGAGGGGTATTAGGACTTGAAGGAAGAGGCGCCTAAAGAAGGCAATAGAAAGAGGGAAGAGCTCTTTCACAACCGCTCCTATATAAATACCTTTTACTCAACAAGATCA is from Rutidosis leptorrhynchoides isolate AG116_Rl617_1_P2 chromosome 10, CSIRO_AGI_Rlap_v1, whole genome shotgun sequence and encodes:
- the LOC139871722 gene encoding uncharacterized protein; its protein translation is MTTAKIEAGNMDATSDNSTRYAKILDGPWWAQFRYGSNPWMARYVYSVMFLLANLLAWAVRDYGTSALSEMNRFKNCKGGKDCLGSEGVLRVSLGCFIFYFIMFLSTIGTSKLHGRKELWHSGWWSSKIFLVISLIVLCFCLPKQLILIYGEIAHFGAGVFLLIQLISIISFITWLNDCCLSEKYAERCHIHFMLLATTAYVVCILGIILMYIWYTPQPTCLLNIFFITWTLVLLQLMTSVSLHPKVSAGFLTPGFMGLYVVFLCWSAIRSEPADDKCLRNSEGSRDWLTIISFIVALLAIVIATFSTGIDSKCFQFRKDEKQDEDDVPYSFGFFHFVFATGTMYFAMLLIGWNSNHAMKKWTIDVGWTSTWVRIINEWLAVCVYLWMLVAPIVWKTRQVENPV